A window of the Carassius gibelio isolate Cgi1373 ecotype wild population from Czech Republic chromosome B16, carGib1.2-hapl.c, whole genome shotgun sequence genome harbors these coding sequences:
- the LOC127974761 gene encoding cysteine-rich venom protein ENH1, protein MFLRSLRCWEYKGNSVGLDHNISYGQSGICTDLPSVQQEIVDVHNAFRRAVVPTASNMLKMSWSDAVAQSAQSWIDQCNITHGPPSSRMIDGYETGENLFKASEDYSWTRVINAWRSEVNNYEYPTGSTNGLSIGHYTQVVWYSSYEVGCAVAKCGNSYFYGCHYYRAGNFRGVPPYSQGEPCAACPGNCEDGLCTNPCPYINTFSNCDELKEIATCDHSFVSEYCPASCLCEDKIHPIARK, encoded by the exons ATGTTCCTGAGATCATTAAGATGCTGGGAATATAAAGGGAATAGTGTGGGACTTGACCACAACATCTCATATGGGCAG TCAG GCATCTGTACGGACCTGCCTTCTGTCCAGCAGGAGATCGTGGATGTACACAACGCCTTCCGAAGGGCTGTGGTGCCGACTGCCAGCAACATGCTCAAAATG AGTTGGAGCGATGCTGTGGCACAGTCAGCTCAGAGCTGGATTGATCAGTGTAACATTACACACGGACCACCGAGCAGCCGCATGATTGACG GATATGAAACGGGTGAAAATCTTTTCAAGGCCTCTGAGGATTATTCATGGACCAGAGTGATAAATGCCTGGCGCAGCGAAGTCAACAATTATGAATATCCCACCGGATCCACCAACGGTCTGTCGATTGGACATTACACACAG GTGGTGTGGTACAGCTCGTACGAGGTCGGCTGTGCCGTGGCTAAGTGTGGAAACTCCTACTTCTACGGATGCCATTACTACCGCGC AGGGAATTTCAGAGGAGTCCCGCCGTACTCGCAGGGCGAACCGTGTGCCGCTTGTCCAGGCAACTGTGAAGACGGTCTGTGCA CTAATCCATGTCCGTACATCAACACGTTCAGCAACTGCGATGAACTGAAAGAAATAGCCACTTGTGACCACTCCTTCGTGAGCGAGTATTGTCCAGCCAGTTGTCTTTGTGAAGACAAAATCCACCCTATTGCAAGGAAATGA